GTAGCGTCCGTCACTATTGTTCGTGTAAAAGATTgattgtttaaactgattttttcaaaatatttcatcctTGATGTTCGTTTCAGGTACATGTCTATAAATCTTTGACGAAACTGCTGACtcattatacaatataacacaaaGTTGATTGCATTGTTCACAAGCGCAATGAAATCCATCAAATCACCAAGTGGCATGTACACATTGTCATAGAAACCGGAAACTAAAGCACTTGCAAGAATAAGAATTCCTTGTGGAAATTCTGTaaccaaaaataaaatcattacaaCTAATAACATCCGGGTAGTTTTAGACTGACGTACTTCCCGTTTACAGTTGGAGTTTGTGGATGAAAGTCTCCGCCTCCGTTTCTTTCCTTTAATTCCAACACTGTAGAGTAAGGAGCCACCGAATATAACCATAAGCGCACAGGGCACCAGTTTAGCCAATATGGCGTAGGAAATCACATTGGCGAACACAATTGGTTCTGTCTCGTTGGTGGCGAGTTTTAAATCCCTTAATCCATAAAGACTCGTGTTCCCATAGTCGTGCCGCTCTATCTTATTGGTGAGGTAGTTGGGAACCATTGCAATTGTCGATATGATGTACACCAAAATAGTCACAGCTTTCACATGCTGTAAACTACGTTGTTTTGCTTGGGGGCCCCTCAAGGGGGTGCGCATCTGCATAAAGCGGAACACTGACAACGACACCCCTAACCAAATAGAAATCGTATGTGTGGTGGCCGCCAAGTTTACCGTGATCAATAGGAAAGTTGCCCACCCCTCGGAATACTTCTCTGGAGAGACCTCGTCTGGATCATGTATACAGTAAAAGTGAATAGCAAAAGGCATATATGGAGCCATTGTAAGGATATCCGAGAAAGCCAGTCCGCACAGAAAAAGATTTGTAGCAGTACGCATGTCCCGTCGAGTTAGGATCGTAATGTTGAAAATGTTTGTACAGATACCAAAGGCACATACAATGATGGATGCGTAACCGTGAACGCCAGAAAACCAATGAGAAAAGGCGAGCAGGAAGGAGGAAGGCGGGGGAGTTTCCAAACCTGGCCCGACCCCTGGGGCCACACTGGTAACATTAGTTTCCTCCATGGTGTATCAGTATTTCCTAGACATTCTGCGCAATGGACATGGCCgtctgaaaatataaaatgaaaccaTTTCATACTCATTCGTACTCATTTGGGTTTCAAAAATCATTCATTGGAGTTTATTACCAAATTATTCAGGAATTGTATGAATACTATTAACACTTGCACGCAATCCTATCGATTTCAAACTTTATAAACTCAAAAAGCAATAGTCTACAAAGTAGGGTAGGGGTTGTGTCATCGGCAGCCTACATCGTTAGTCTAAATCTAATTGTGACAGCGCATGTCCCAATGATGCGTTCGCCCGCCTGAAATTATATTACGGGAATAGATTTGCCTCCGTTCCTGATTGCTTAGATCCAGCTAATCTTGAAATAGTGCTGGTGCTACAACTTTCGGACGACATTAGAGAAAAACGAAGCTATTtcaattgtatatataaaccGCTGTCGATAGTTGCCAGATGAGGCCCCATCGCGACCATATCTAAATAAGCAATTATAATTCATCcctgttttttttaatcttaataATTTATATCCCGCACCATGTTACCGGCTTTactaagaaaaatattttcataattacgAATCATTGATATATATGGTTTGTGTAAACGCTGGTGttgtttatttcttaaaaattgACTTAGTAATTGTAAATGAATTTTCAGTAAATGCTATCATGTTTCTTGcatttgtgttgatatttttcgTAGTCTCGAAACAGATTTAACATTATTTGTCTGACGCATGAAATGAGAGATAAtgtacaaatgatattttttcttgtaTTTGTGATAATAATGTATCTTGGACGTCCATATACCAGGCGAATTTTCATCGTCCCAGATAAATCTATGTACTCAACCTACTTGTGTGAGGGATGCGTTTTTCTAGACTTCCGTAATTATCTGATTACTAAGGGATCAATGGCAGAATCTAATCACGCGTGAGCCTATTCGGCATTGTGTTTTTTGGAATGATAAGCCAAACATACAACCACCAGAACACGACTGTCCCATTACCAGTCAAGGGTTTTATACTAAGCGTCGAATCACGAGTTGTCAGAGGGGAAAAGGCCAAGGCGTTATTCCTAACCGGCCAATTTTCTATAACGAGAAAGCTTAACTCAGCGGATTGTCAATGTTCTCACCACACCAAAACATCTATAGAGTTCTATCGTTAATACAAAGTTCTATAAGTATGGTTTCTCCCTTCAACACAAGGTCAATAGGTCCCTTACCTTCAGAGGTCACAGGTCGTGCTAGACTTGTAATCCTCGATACTGATTTTACCGGCAATAGTACACAACAGATCTCACTCTATGTATCGGTTCACACGAAAACGTAATAAAACACCACAAATATCAGTTTCTTTACGAGATTTTACGAGATCCAGAAATTCTAAGAATGGCCGGGAATACACAGCACTCATCGTTCTCCCTACTCGGTATCTGGCTAAAGACGAGGAATGTCGTGTTCTTTATTTAAGGAAATCATGACGTCAAGAACGTAAGTTTCATGCAATGATTGTTCAATCTGGTCACTGATAATTTGTATTATTTAGCATGCGCTATCGCCTTGAGGTCAGTGATCTGTTAAGGACGAGAATGACCGCTGGGCCATCTATGTGTAAGGGACACACTGGTCAGTCTCACATTTGATGCCAAACACATGAACATGATTATTGCCTGCGGGGACCACGAGACGAGCATTCATTATTAGCTTCAATACACAGCTTTGATATCCTGTCTGTTCAGTTTTAGAGTGACACTTACAACAGAAagtataaataacatttttttctattttatttgttaatttatttactTCATATTGTATTATTCTCGCTGTTTTTAAATGACTTGGGCATAATCTGGGTCGGGTACGTCTTTCTCTCCCCGAATTCAGGTCCCTCTGCTTAATGTTATAAACTGCCGCTCTAAACATACCTTTAGGTGACTTTTTATTTACTTGATTACCACCAGCATAAAATCAGTGTCGCAGAATAGCACAGCGTATGATTCATTCAGACTGAAAGTATATAACATAAGCGGTTTTTGTATACACGTTTCCCTAAAACATATCAACAGAACTTTATATCACATAGATGCACCGAACTGCTTTCTAATACTAGAACAGATTGTGACATCCCTACTCA
The nucleotide sequence above comes from Argopecten irradians isolate NY chromosome 1, Ai_NY, whole genome shotgun sequence. Encoded proteins:
- the LOC138315247 gene encoding G-protein coupled receptor dmsr-1-like, translated to MEETNVTSVAPGVGPGLETPPPSSFLLAFSHWFSGVHGYASIIVCAFGICTNIFNITILTRRDMRTATNLFLCGLAFSDILTMAPYMPFAIHFYCIHDPDEVSPEKYSEGWATFLLITVNLAATTHTISIWLGVSLSVFRFMQMRTPLRGPQAKQRSLQHVKAVTILVYIISTIAMVPNYLTNKIERHDYGNTSLYGLRDLKLATNETEPIVFANVISYAILAKLVPCALMVIFGGSLLYSVGIKGKKRRRRLSSTNSNCKREVRQSKTTRMLLVVMILFLVTEFPQGILILASALVSGFYDNVYMPLGDLMDFIALVNNAINFVLYCIMSQQFRQRFIDMYLKRTSRMKYFEKISLNNQSFTRTIVTDAT